The proteins below come from a single Cannabis sativa cultivar Pink pepper isolate KNU-18-1 chromosome 3, ASM2916894v1, whole genome shotgun sequence genomic window:
- the LOC115708850 gene encoding protein MICROTUBULE BINDING PROTEIN 2C, with amino-acid sequence MYEAQQHFVELQDNASGFGNGDPNLWLSGDHALSPTHRRNHPSSVTGSNVDRDLFKDLVEIVPLVQSLIDRKGSSSFTRRGSMIYTKTPSRESLSKKVSEPKGRNAAQSIPRRKKREHIDKNGANNTDAEAFSIFSSKGLTADDREELDLLKGQVEDLQRKLLEKDESLKSADDLKNQMSAIHAELDNLKLQISEKDSFIKSTQRQLSDAKITLADKQAAFEKIQWEAMTSNTIVEKLQEELYSVQGDISSFIVLFDGLLKTDPGQYAEDYDISPCNLDSLPSIDDLDEMEMHKMEEARKAYIAAVAVAKEKRDEESIASAARARLYLQGFVFRKCSVGGT; translated from the exons atgtaTGAGGCACAACAACATTTCGTAGAACTACAAGACAATGCAAGTGGTTTTGGGAATGGAGATCCTAATTTATGGCTTTCAGGGGATCACGCCTTATCTCCTACTCACCGTCGGAATCACCCCTCTTCCGTCACCGGCTCCAATGTCGATCGCGACCTTTTCAAGGACCTCGTTGAGATCGTCCCTCTTGTTCAGTCTCTCATT GATCGTAAAGGGAGTAGTTCATTTACTCGTCGTGGGTCAATGATCTACACCAAGACGCCATCTAGGGAATCACTATCCAAAAAG GTGTCTGAACCAAAAGGGAGGAATGCAGCTCAATCTATtccaagaagaaagaaaagggaGCATATAGACAAGAATGGTGCTAATAATACAGATGCTGAGGCATTTTCGATTTTTTCGTCAAAGGGGTTGACCGCAGATGACAGAGAAGAGTTGGATCTACTGAAGGGACAGGTGGAGGATTTGCAAAGGAAATTGTTGGAAAAAGATGAATCTTTGAAATCAGCAGACGATTTAAAGAACCAAATGAGTGCTATTCATGCAGAACTTGATAATCTAAAACTTCAAATTTCAGAGAAGGACTCTTTCATCAAGTCTACACAACGACAGCTCTCTGATGCAAAG ATCACTCTTGCGGATAAGCAAGCTGCATTTGAGAAAATACAGTGGGAAGCTATGACATCCAATACGATAGTGGAGAAGCTCCAGGAAGAGCTATACTCAGTGCAAGGCGACATTTCATCATTTATAGTGCTGTTTGATGGATTGCTAAAAACTGATCCTGGTCAATATGCTGAAGACTATGACATCTCTCCCTGTAATTTGGACAGTCTTCCTTCTATA GATGATTTGGATGAGATGGAGATGCACAAAATGGAAGAAGCTAGAAAAGCTTATATTGCTGCGGTTGCTGTtgcaaaagaaaagagagacgAAGAGTCCATTGCTTCTGCTGCTCGTGCCCGATTATACCTTCAAGGATTTGTTTTCAGAAAATGTTCAGTCGGGGGAACATAA